Proteins encoded together in one Halomicrobium urmianum window:
- a CDS encoding cyclase family protein → MPYRDLTRTVDTDMPVFPGDPTVTVEPHATHQEDGYRVSAVECGSHAGTHVDAPSHTEADGRTLDALDVDRFARDAVMADCRGRSPRSPIGPDALPATDADLVVVRTGWDEYWGEGTYFDHPHLTPEAAEFCVEQGYDVAIDALNVDPTPTDDAPSQGVPAHHALLGRGHLVFENLTDLADLPRRFRFLAFPLKLADGDGAPVRAVARYD, encoded by the coding sequence ATGCCCTACCGCGACCTCACCCGGACCGTCGACACCGACATGCCGGTCTTCCCGGGCGACCCGACGGTCACCGTCGAACCGCACGCGACCCATCAGGAGGACGGCTACCGCGTCTCCGCCGTGGAGTGCGGCAGCCACGCGGGGACGCACGTCGACGCGCCGAGTCACACCGAGGCCGACGGCCGGACCCTCGACGCCCTCGACGTCGATCGATTCGCCCGCGACGCCGTCATGGCGGACTGCCGCGGTCGCTCACCGCGGTCGCCCATCGGGCCGGACGCGCTCCCTGCCACCGACGCCGACCTGGTCGTCGTCCGCACTGGCTGGGACGAGTACTGGGGCGAGGGGACGTACTTCGATCACCCACATCTGACGCCCGAGGCGGCCGAGTTCTGCGTCGAGCAGGGCTACGACGTCGCGATCGACGCCCTCAACGTCGACCCGACGCCGACCGACGACGCCCCATCTCAAGGCGTCCCGGCCCATCACGCGCTGCTCGGCCGGGGACACCTCGTCTTCGAGAACCTCACTGATCTGGCGGACCTGCCCCGGCGGTTCCGGTTCCTGGCGTTCCCGCTGAAACTCGCCGACGGAGATGGCGCACCGGTACGGGCAGTCGCCCGCTACGACTGA
- a CDS encoding LLM class flavin-dependent oxidoreductase, translating into MDISAVDLSPVPEDGTATDAYENTVEAAQQAERLGFERFWVAEHHGTADAIAGTTPEVLLGHLAAQTDSIRLGSGTVLLNHYRPFKVAEQFGALDALAPGRVDAGLGRANGSPAVDRALGTERRVRNPDEDHAEKIEAVVSHLYDEYPDEHPYGGLTIPSSGEEPPAPWVLGSSPSSAAIAGELGLRYCFAAFIRPELATQSFEAYRDHFESSRLAGSVDEPEGMVAVNAVCAESDAEAARLRAVAEASFERIQRGVVDRPSVEEAVDELGGVPDPTPETLDAGEWPRAISGDPDTLAGLLEQLTERVGVDEVMIQHAVADHEDALRSHELLADGVGLSTR; encoded by the coding sequence ATGGACATCTCAGCGGTCGACCTCTCGCCGGTCCCCGAGGACGGCACTGCAACGGACGCGTACGAGAACACCGTCGAGGCCGCGCAACAGGCCGAACGGCTCGGTTTTGAGCGGTTCTGGGTGGCCGAACACCACGGCACGGCCGACGCCATCGCGGGGACGACGCCCGAGGTCCTCCTGGGCCACCTCGCCGCGCAGACCGACTCGATTCGACTCGGGTCCGGGACTGTGCTGCTCAACCACTACCGGCCGTTCAAGGTGGCCGAGCAGTTCGGCGCGCTGGACGCGCTCGCACCGGGTCGCGTCGACGCCGGGCTGGGGCGAGCGAACGGGTCGCCGGCCGTCGACCGCGCGCTCGGGACGGAGCGGCGAGTGCGGAACCCGGACGAGGACCACGCCGAGAAGATCGAGGCCGTCGTTTCCCACCTCTACGACGAGTACCCCGACGAACACCCCTACGGCGGCCTGACGATCCCGTCCTCCGGCGAGGAGCCGCCCGCGCCGTGGGTGCTCGGATCCAGCCCGTCGAGCGCGGCGATCGCGGGCGAACTCGGGCTTCGCTACTGCTTCGCGGCGTTCATCCGACCGGAGCTGGCCACGCAGTCCTTCGAGGCGTACCGCGATCACTTCGAGTCGTCGCGGCTGGCCGGGAGTGTCGACGAACCGGAGGGCATGGTCGCGGTGAACGCGGTGTGCGCCGAGAGCGACGCGGAAGCGGCACGGCTCCGTGCGGTCGCCGAGGCGTCGTTCGAGCGGATCCAGCGCGGGGTCGTCGACAGGCCGTCCGTCGAGGAGGCCGTCGACGAACTCGGTGGCGTGCCCGACCCGACGCCCGAGACGCTCGACGCGGGCGAGTGGCCGCGGGCCATCTCCGGGGATCCGGACACGCTCGCCGGCCTGCTGGAGCAGCTCACCGAGCGCGTCGGCGTCGACGAGGTGATGATCCAGCACGCCGTCGCGGACCACGAGGACGCGCTCCGATCGCACGAACTCCTGGCCGACGGCGTCGGACTGTCGACTCGGTGA
- a CDS encoding FAD-binding oxidoreductase gives MSEDVPPGQVLNELDGEAIRSLEEQLRGALVLPDGTEYEDARRVWNGLVNRYPALIVRCAGAADVAAAVEFAGDHDLPLSVRGGAHHQTGSAIAESGLVVDCSEMTSVQVDPEAQVAHVEPGTRARDVLHETQQFGLATPTGSAASVGIPGSTLGGGIGWIRRKHGLGIDALRSVTVVTADGRLRRASPEHNEDLFWALRGGGGNVGVVTSFEFDLYEVGPEVYGLGVFYPAEHDRAVFERLREVMADAPRELTTLALNGHVPPLPALPAELHGEPAVAVMGCYAGDRAEAQDVTAPLRNVAEPLIDMSGPMPYELLHELGAQMYPDGRNYCHRSVFLDDLAGEALDLVVDGVDDAPSPASGIGVWPLGGAVRDADAGGAFPWRDKDYMVTVEANWDGPDSKANLEWARETDVAFREAGGQGAYGGFTGVEEGDDEDWPRRVYGDSYDRLAEVKREYDPENLFQLNVNVDPSDA, from the coding sequence ATGTCCGAAGATGTTCCCCCGGGACAGGTCCTCAACGAACTCGACGGCGAAGCGATCCGATCCCTCGAAGAGCAGTTGCGAGGGGCGCTCGTACTGCCGGACGGGACCGAGTACGAGGACGCGCGACGCGTCTGGAACGGCCTGGTCAACAGGTACCCCGCGCTGATCGTCCGCTGTGCCGGGGCGGCCGACGTGGCCGCGGCCGTCGAGTTCGCCGGCGACCACGACCTGCCGCTGTCGGTCCGCGGCGGCGCCCACCACCAGACCGGGAGCGCGATCGCGGAGAGCGGGCTCGTCGTCGACTGCTCGGAGATGACCAGCGTGCAGGTCGACCCCGAAGCACAGGTCGCCCACGTCGAACCGGGAACCAGGGCCAGGGACGTGCTCCACGAGACCCAGCAGTTCGGGCTGGCCACGCCAACCGGGAGCGCCGCCTCCGTCGGCATTCCCGGGTCCACGCTGGGCGGCGGCATCGGCTGGATCCGTCGCAAGCATGGCCTCGGCATCGACGCGCTCCGGTCGGTCACGGTGGTCACCGCGGACGGCCGGCTCCGGCGAGCCAGCCCCGAGCACAACGAGGACCTCTTCTGGGCGCTCCGCGGCGGCGGCGGAAACGTCGGCGTCGTCACCTCCTTCGAGTTCGACCTCTACGAGGTCGGACCCGAGGTGTACGGGCTGGGCGTCTTCTACCCGGCCGAGCACGACCGGGCCGTCTTCGAGCGGTTGCGCGAGGTGATGGCCGACGCTCCGCGGGAACTCACGACGCTGGCACTGAACGGCCACGTGCCGCCGCTGCCCGCGCTCCCGGCGGAGCTACACGGCGAACCCGCCGTCGCGGTGATGGGCTGTTACGCCGGCGACCGCGCCGAGGCCCAGGACGTCACCGCGCCCCTGCGGAACGTCGCCGAGCCACTGATCGACATGAGCGGTCCCATGCCCTACGAGCTGCTCCACGAACTGGGCGCCCAGATGTATCCCGACGGCCGCAACTACTGCCACCGCTCGGTCTTCCTCGACGACCTCGCCGGCGAGGCGCTCGACCTCGTCGTCGACGGCGTGGACGACGCCCCGTCGCCGGCGAGCGGAATCGGCGTCTGGCCGCTCGGCGGCGCGGTCCGAGACGCCGACGCCGGCGGCGCGTTCCCGTGGCGGGACAAGGATTACATGGTCACCGTCGAGGCCAACTGGGACGGTCCCGACTCGAAGGCCAACCTCGAGTGGGCTCGCGAGACCGACGTGGCGTTCCGCGAGGCCGGCGGCCAGGGTGCCTACGGCGGATTCACCGGCGTCGAGGAGGGGGACGACGAGGACTGGCCGCGCCGCGTCTACGGGGACTCCTACGACCGACTCGCGGAAGTCAAACGCGAGTACGACCCCGAGAACCTGTTCCAGCTGAACGTGAACGTCGATCCGTCTGACGCCTAG